The nucleotide window tgtaaaatttgaattgtttattatattttgtatggaaatttgagaaagatataatgatgagatgagatgaaattatttatgtatccaaacagggcctagactaagagaagaaaagaaaattaagcctATGGGATTCAATTTTGAGAAGGGGCTTCGGTGTGAGCAATGCTAGGGATTCACTATTCTTACATcacacataatattatatataatttttttatttttttctcttactaaatatgtgatgtatcgacgatgaatagaaaaattaaattagcttaagaaaaataaaaccaaaaataatttaaaaaaatttaaaaacaataaaaataagtgtgatatttaagaataatgagCAATAAAACTCATTGAATAATATAGTACTTGGAAAGGGAACGACAACTATGGTTTGGTTTAATATTAACCCAAGGGTCTTCTTTTCTAGTCTAATTGCATGTTTGGAATTCAGTGGGAAATATAACTTATAGCCTTAGagtttataacttataacttaaataataagttttactattaaactgttaattattatttggtAACCATATGCTTAAAACACTTTTAAGCACgttataattgttttgaaacaaaattaaaaaatactttctgaggtaaaaatgatgattatttgaattttcaaatattatgaacatatttttgaaagtttgaaagttataattatcttaaaattgtaCAGATATTTTCGTATATTGacaataatctttttaaaaatcaaattatattctgCATTATTCGAAAAAACACGATTGAGATTAAACAtacttttaacttatttaagattaaaagtactttaataCATAACatccaaataatttaatttttctattcaagaacttttaagactatttaaatactttttaacaCTCTTGTCGTAATCTCAAACAGGCCTTAAATATTTGGTGCTATAGTAAAGAAAGTAACGGAGAGCTATTTCACAAATGTGTGTTATCCAACGTACCTAATATGAAGGTCCTACAGGCTAATATTGAGACTATATATGGTGACACACGGCATTCTATTATTGGTCTACTTAACatccaaaaatcaaaaatataattattacacctaaatttttcaaatttgtaatgaaactaataatgcaattttttttggcTAATTATGacaaattaaaaccaagaaatTTTCGAATTTCATAatccattaaataaaatatttggaccCATAGAAAAATCCCATAAATCTCAATTGGACTTTTCTCAattttagggcaggtttggggccaaaaacaaaacacaaaattctcatctcatctcatctcatcacatcattacacctttttcaaatctccatacaaaatataataaacaattcaactttttcaaatctcaatacacctttttcaaatcccaaaacaataataatattaaaacttaatattttaaacatcaaaacaaaacacaaaattctcatctcaccccccaaacctacccttagtcTATTAATAAGATCCAAAATCATCCACTAAATTTTAACGGGCCTTGGCCTATGGGCCTAACTAAAATTCCAAGCCCACCTCAATAAATCTTAAATCATAGGCTCACCCAACATtgcttattaaatataattttaagccAAATTAAATTATCCTCAATAATCCCACAGTAATTTCACGTCGGGGGTGTTATATGAAGAACCACAGCTAGCACAGCTAGtaagcatataaaaataatatagacgtTAGTTTAATTTTGGGGCACTTTTATATGGACCGTTACTATTTGAGGCACTAAAGTTGACTAATAGCattaattaagttttattttctgaaCTACTCCTATTGATTATTTAGGGCAATGCTAATTGTACTTATATCCACGTGACATTCTCGTCTATACATCActttcattaagaaaaatacaagaaaagaaaaaaattgtaaaaaagtcATGTATTATCTACTGCATGCTATACGaccaattattaaaatgatcacttctgaataaaataatattgatgctaTCACAGATCGTGATCAAACATTACTTGCTGCTACATACTGTAAGAGCACTTCCAATGgctaatctatatatattttttatctgaaaaactcattacatcctacttttcatattttaactaactatttttttaagagcaccattcatgaatcatgattcaacaacttatctaaattttttatatatttaatttaaaaattaaataaatgaaaaaagtacagaaaaaataataaaaatagatagatgaaagaagtgagaaaaagaaaagagagagagagagagagagatgtgtaaaaaatttatacatggaTGAGTAGCACCAaaatatatttggattgataCTTATTTTTAGGGCACTGTGTAGTATACTATGACAAGCATAGAAAGATTATGATTTTATACTGTCGATCTTCTCTTTTTTCGTGGGCTTGAAGCAAACTTCTcttaaaaaaggataaaaaaagatAGTTCAATTTTAGAaagacaaacaataaaaattaagcaaGGCTTGATTCATCTGATTGAATTGATGATGAAGCTTGATTTGAATTATCTCTAGCACCCTTTATCGCTCTCTTTGGTGATGGTTGGAGAGGCTTGAGAGGAACTTGTAAGCATTCAACATCTCCTTCAAGCATTTTGATGACTTCCATCATTGATGGACGATCGCTAGGCTTCAATTGTATGCACCATAATGCaactatcatcatcttcttacatAGTTTTCTTTCATCTTCAGTAGCATCTTCAACTTCTATATTCTTTCCATCATGGAATTGATCATATATCCAAGTGGGGAAGTAAATTTGGCTTAAATGTTCTGTAGATGCATGCAAGTTCTTTCTTCTGCTCACCATTTCCATCAACAGCATTCCAAAGCTATAGACATCAGCTTTGTATGAAACGCctccaatatttttgtaaagcatTTCAGGAGCCATGTATCCAAACGTTCCTCTTGCACGAGTCAAAGGAACGATACTATCTTCCACCGGGTACAATTTTGCTAagccaaaatctgaaactttgggtttcaaattttcatcaagaagaatgttgtgaggcttaatgtcaaaatgtaaaatttgcatgtcACATCCTTGATGTAAATACTCAATCCCGCGAGCCACTCCTAAAGCAATATCATATGTTTTCTCGTAGTTGAGGATATTTGCCtctgatgaaaaaatgtgtttgtttagaGATCCGTTGGGCATGAACTCATATATAAGGGCACGCTTTGAACCatgaacacaaaaaccaatgagTTGCACTATATTCACATGATGGATCCTTCCAATGGTTGCTACTTCACTGATAAAATCTTGCCCATTTGCTTTGGATTGGCTTAACATCTTTACTGCTACAAGACGTCCACTTCGAAGTGTTCCTTTAAATACTGTGCCAAATCCTCCTTCACCCAATCTTTCCCTAAAACCTttggtcattttcttaatttctgagAAAGAGTACCTTATTGGCATGAGGTTATTTTGGCTTTGCAGAAATTCCTCAACATCATTGTACATGGATAAGTGCCTCCTTCGccatttatatatcaaaaatgCAATCACAAATGGAGCACCTAATACACTGATTGCCACATGCCAATctggaaaggaaaataaaaaattaattatgcgAAAGCGATCCTATTATTGTTGCACTATTAGTCTAGCTACCTGTTGTCACCATTGTGTcgtacatttgaaaaaatatataggtaGTTTTCACAACCAATTACTCCATTTCAAAGTTCTTGTTTTATAGTTTAAGGAATGATTAATTtactaaaacaattaaaaaagataaaagagagagGTACATGATGAGATTCTTACCGATCAGTAATCCAATTAATAAACCTACCAAATTATctgcaaaagaaggaaaagaattaATGTGCCAACAATTGTGTTATTAATGTGCCAACAATTGTGTTAtttccaattatatataatacatatgatATCTTTCTGGGATAGAAAACTCACATTGTGAGATTGGTAGGGGTCCTGCAGgtttgataaaaaagaaagtttcatGTCAGCATCTGAATTCAATAATTCACAATTAGGCCTTAGTTATTATAAGAGCGCCAGAGTAGCACCACTCGTTTTGACCGCTAGGctaaaattgtgtttttattttgtttttcaattttcttattcataattttttttatcattttaaaacatttttaaaaaatagaaaaaaaatatcaatatactactagtcattttcttaactattaagtacaaaaataattaaaaataaaatgaaatatatcaGGTGTCAAAATGAAGAGACAAATTAAGTgggcaaagtagcatttttcttattataatgctAGCTAAACTAAGATCGATAAATGTAGtcctaatatatatcattataggAA belongs to Juglans regia cultivar Chandler chromosome 8, Walnut 2.0, whole genome shotgun sequence and includes:
- the LOC108981662 gene encoding LEAF RUST 10 DISEASE-RESISTANCE LOCUS RECEPTOR-LIKE PROTEIN KINASE-like 2.5 isoform X2 — protein: METTPSLLILALSFSDLWLSLLLGRRGMAFPIELKVLISTVLALILVPPASSLKNNHHYCPPSSCGNIPNISYLFRLKGDPPNCGDQRYELSCDDNNHTLLSLNGSKYYVSQINYNNYTIRIVDSGIQEDNYSFIPRYFLNYYNFSWSWPDWDISLFTEVVVIVNCDKPVSWASPFYWNTTSRNCSNINNGYGSSSNSFFSQYSKRYIYLIARGANVMDVEESCTIEQISLTSWPGQISADPNISCTDIRNVFSYGFELSCDRWENVPTWVIFLEEQVFTAAYYTGLLWLIAYGLGVSGNIDNLVGLLIGLLIDWHVAISVLGAPFVIAFLIYKWRRRHLSMYNDVEEFLQSQNNLMPIRYSFSEIKKMTKGFRERLGEGGFGTVFKGTLRSGRLVAVKMLSQSKANGQDFISEVATIGRIHHVNIVQLIGFCVHGSKRALIYEFMPNGSLNKHIFSSEANILNYEKTYDIALGVARGIEYLHQGCDMQILHFDIKPHNILLDENLKPKVSDFGLAKLYPVEDSIVPLTRARGTFGYMAPEMLYKNIGGVSYKADVYSFGMLLMEMVSRRKNLHASTEHLSQIYFPTWIYDQFHDGKNIEVEDATEDERKLCKKMMIVALWCIQLKPSDRPSMMEVIKMLEGDVECLQVPLKPLQPSPKRAIKGARDNSNQASSSIQSDESSLA
- the LOC108981662 gene encoding LEAF RUST 10 DISEASE-RESISTANCE LOCUS RECEPTOR-LIKE PROTEIN KINASE-like 2.5 isoform X4, translating into METTPSLLILALSFSDLWLSLLLGRRGMAFPIELKVLISTVLALILVPPASSLKNNHHYCPPSSCGNIPNISYLFRLKGDPPNCGDQRYELSCDDNNHTLLSLNGSKYYVSQINYNNYTIRIVDSGIQEDNYSFIPRYFLNYYNFSWSWPDWDISLFTEVVVIVNCDKPVSWASPFYWNTTSRNCSNINNGYGSSSNSFFSQYSKRYIYLIARGANVMDVEESCTIEQISLTSWPGQISADPNISCTDIRNVFSYGFELSCDRWENVPTWVIFLEEQVFTAAYYTGLLWLIAYGLGVSGNIDWHVAISVLGAPFVIAFLIYKWRRRHLSMYNDVEEFLQSQNNLMPIRYSFSEIKKMTKGFRERLGEGGFGTVFKGTLRSGRLVAVKMLSQSKANGQDFISEVATIGRIHHVNIVQLIGFCVHGSKRALIYEFMPNGSLNKHIFSSEANILNYEKTYDIALGVARGIEYLHQGCDMQILHFDIKPHNILLDENLKPKVSDFGLAKLYPVEDSIVPLTRARGTFGYMAPEMLYKNIGGVSYKADVYSFGMLLMEMVSRRKNLHASTEHLSQIYFPTWIYDQFHDGKNIEVEDATEDERKLCKKMMIVALWCIQLKPSDRPSMMEVIKMLEGDVECLQVPLKPLQPSPKRAIKGARDNSNQASSSIQSDESSLA
- the LOC108981662 gene encoding LEAF RUST 10 DISEASE-RESISTANCE LOCUS RECEPTOR-LIKE PROTEIN KINASE-like 2.5 isoform X3; translation: METTPSLLILALSFSDLWLSLLLGRRGMAFPIELKVLISTVLALILVPPASSLKNNHHYCPPSSCGNIPNISYLFRLKGDPPNCGDQRYELSCDDNNHTLLSLNGSKYYVSQINYNNYTIRIVDSGIQEDNYSFIPRYFLNYYNFSWSWPDWDISLFTEVVVIVNCDKPVSWASPFYWNTTSRNCSNINNGYGSSSNSFFSQYSKRYIYLIARGANVMDVEESCTIEQISLTSWPGQISADPNISCTDIRNVFSYGFELSCDRWENVPTWVIFLEEQVFTAAYYTGLLWLIAYGLGVSGNIGPLPISQYWHVAISVLGAPFVIAFLIYKWRRRHLSMYNDVEEFLQSQNNLMPIRYSFSEIKKMTKGFRERLGEGGFGTVFKGTLRSGRLVAVKMLSQSKANGQDFISEVATIGRIHHVNIVQLIGFCVHGSKRALIYEFMPNGSLNKHIFSSEANILNYEKTYDIALGVARGIEYLHQGCDMQILHFDIKPHNILLDENLKPKVSDFGLAKLYPVEDSIVPLTRARGTFGYMAPEMLYKNIGGVSYKADVYSFGMLLMEMVSRRKNLHASTEHLSQIYFPTWIYDQFHDGKNIEVEDATEDERKLCKKMMIVALWCIQLKPSDRPSMMEVIKMLEGDVECLQVPLKPLQPSPKRAIKGARDNSNQASSSIQSDESSLA
- the LOC108981662 gene encoding LEAF RUST 10 DISEASE-RESISTANCE LOCUS RECEPTOR-LIKE PROTEIN KINASE-like 2.1 isoform X1 translates to METTPSLLILALSFSDLWLSLLLGRRGMAFPIELKVLISTVLALILVPPASSLKNNHHYCPPSSCGNIPNISYLFRLKGDPPNCGDQRYELSCDDNNHTLLSLNGSKYYVSQINYNNYTIRIVDSGIQEDNYSFIPRYFLNYYNFSWSWPDWDISLFTEVVVIVNCDKPVSWASPFYWNTTSRNCSNINNGYGSSSNSFFSQYSKRYIYLIARGANVMDVEESCTIEQISLTSWPGQISADPNISCTDIRNVFSYGFELSCDRWENVPTWVIFLEEQVFTAAYYTGLLWLIAYGLGVSGNIGPLPISQYNLVGLLIGLLIDWHVAISVLGAPFVIAFLIYKWRRRHLSMYNDVEEFLQSQNNLMPIRYSFSEIKKMTKGFRERLGEGGFGTVFKGTLRSGRLVAVKMLSQSKANGQDFISEVATIGRIHHVNIVQLIGFCVHGSKRALIYEFMPNGSLNKHIFSSEANILNYEKTYDIALGVARGIEYLHQGCDMQILHFDIKPHNILLDENLKPKVSDFGLAKLYPVEDSIVPLTRARGTFGYMAPEMLYKNIGGVSYKADVYSFGMLLMEMVSRRKNLHASTEHLSQIYFPTWIYDQFHDGKNIEVEDATEDERKLCKKMMIVALWCIQLKPSDRPSMMEVIKMLEGDVECLQVPLKPLQPSPKRAIKGARDNSNQASSSIQSDESSLA
- the LOC108981662 gene encoding rust resistance kinase Lr10-like isoform X5; translation: METTPSLLILALSFSDLWLSLLLGRRGMAFPIELKVLISTVLALILVPPASSLKNNHHYCPPSSCGNIPNISYLFRLKGDPPNCGDQSWSWPDWDISLFTEVVVIVNCDKPVSWASPFYWNTTSRNCSNINNGYGSSSNSFFSQYSKRYIYLIARGANVMDVEESCTIEQISLTSWPGQISADPNISCTDIRNVFSYGFELSCDRWENVPTWVIFLEEQVFTAAYYTGLLWLIAYGLGVSGNIGPLPISQYNLVGLLIGLLIDWHVAISVLGAPFVIAFLIYKWRRRHLSMYNDVEEFLQSQNNLMPIRYSFSEIKKMTKGFRERLGEGGFGTVFKGTLRSGRLVAVKMLSQSKANGQDFISEVATIGRIHHVNIVQLIGFCVHGSKRALIYEFMPNGSLNKHIFSSEANILNYEKTYDIALGVARGIEYLHQGCDMQILHFDIKPHNILLDENLKPKVSDFGLAKLYPVEDSIVPLTRARGTFGYMAPEMLYKNIGGVSYKADVYSFGMLLMEMVSRRKNLHASTEHLSQIYFPTWIYDQFHDGKNIEVEDATEDERKLCKKMMIVALWCIQLKPSDRPSMMEVIKMLEGDVECLQVPLKPLQPSPKRAIKGARDNSNQASSSIQSDESSLA